A genome region from Candidatus Binatia bacterium includes the following:
- a CDS encoding SUMF1/EgtB/PvdO family nonheme iron enzyme, with product MVAIAAGRYRAGSNAHYPEERPERDVEVARFAIDRTPVTNAQFAEFVAATGYVTVAERASPAGSAVFRMTEGPVDLHDPSSWWRFCDRACWKHPEGEGSRIEGREGHPVVHVAFADAAAYAGWKGRRLPDEHEWEAAARAAATTTYAWGEEFAPGGALMANVWTGAFPWYFSRGEKPGTSAVASYPPNAFGLHDMIGNVWEWTRTPMHAPKPCGCLPPAVDAAAASSGAALVLKGGSWLCAGEYCARYRPAARIALTAESTTGHVGFRCAADL from the coding sequence ATGGTTGCGATTGCGGCCGGCCGCTACCGGGCCGGCTCCAACGCGCACTATCCGGAGGAGAGGCCGGAGCGGGACGTCGAGGTCGCGCGCTTCGCGATCGACCGCACGCCGGTCACCAATGCGCAGTTCGCCGAGTTCGTCGCGGCGACCGGCTACGTCACGGTCGCAGAACGCGCGAGCCCGGCGGGCTCGGCAGTGTTCCGCATGACCGAGGGCCCGGTCGACCTTCACGATCCTTCGTCGTGGTGGCGCTTCTGCGACCGCGCGTGCTGGAAGCATCCCGAGGGAGAGGGGTCGCGCATCGAAGGCCGCGAAGGCCATCCCGTCGTGCACGTCGCCTTTGCCGACGCGGCCGCGTACGCCGGGTGGAAAGGCCGCCGCCTGCCCGATGAGCACGAATGGGAGGCGGCTGCCCGCGCAGCCGCGACGACGACGTACGCGTGGGGAGAGGAATTCGCACCGGGCGGCGCGCTGATGGCGAACGTCTGGACCGGCGCGTTCCCGTGGTATTTCTCGCGCGGCGAAAAGCCCGGCACGAGCGCCGTCGCGTCGTATCCGCCGAATGCGTTCGGGCTACACGACATGATCGGGAACGTCTGGGAATGGACGCGCACGCCGATGCATGCGCCCAAGCCTTGCGGCTGCCTCCCGCCTGCCGTCGATGCGGCAGCGGCCTCTTCGGGCGCAGCGCTGGTACTCAAGGGCGGCTCCTGGCTTTGCGCCGGCGAGTACTGCGCGCGTTACCGGCCGGCGGCGCGCATCGCGTTGACGGCGGAGTCGACGACGGGGCACGTTGGTTTCCGCTGCGCCGCGGATCTTTGA
- a CDS encoding arylsulfatase, translating to MADETDKPSGIKRRQFLIGATSGAVVTALGASGLSALREKQRKLVTPKEVEGGAPAQVSESFADSRPSYTGEVAAPAGAPNVLVIVLDDVGYSDLGVYGSEIRTPRLDAIAAAGLQYTNFRTCAMCSPTRASLQTGLNHHSAGMGWLADLDAGYPGYRGDMTLEAATLAEVLRDAGWATMHVGKWHVNAAHSNGANGPYHNWPTSRGFERAYWFQGHSTDYFHPAELIDGVTPVEAPVRDDYYATDDLTDRAITYIRTEKALDPGKPFYLQICYPTAHSPLQVRGRDRDAYKGRYDAGWDAVRAERLERQHKLGIVPETTRLPPLSPGADPWSGLDATSRHIYARYMECYAGAISTVDGCIGRLLDSLDEIGERDNTMVIVLSDNGGSAEGTPTGTPNVFAPALGSPVPVEQADKLYDHMGEDPSFPHYPIGWTCCSNTPFRMYKQYAHLGGIADPLLVSWPKKLTARGEKRDNFVHVIDLYPTILEATGVKRPDSYRGIKLKAIEGASVLSTFANPKAATRTEQYYELGGQRSYTDGNWRLATRHERGSSFDDDNWELYDTSKDPNELDNLAQSNPDKVKELVGKWNAAAQKYGVFPLDDRNLIIKLSQDRLRHGTRRNWVLYPPIERISAHVAPNVGGLNHEIIAEIERPPGHGDGVILACGSQPAGYVLHITGGKLVYEQSLYPWNERIVASDPLPDGKLTVRYVQTMTARPFDGGGALYVNDRKVAEMTYRRVVLVTSYDGFSLGADLGNRVSTMYEAPHAFQGKIAKVMINIDTTPFTTIEQMRFVNSLGIKV from the coding sequence ATGGCCGACGAGACAGACAAGCCTTCGGGAATCAAGAGGCGCCAGTTCCTGATCGGCGCGACCTCGGGAGCGGTCGTTACCGCGCTCGGCGCGAGCGGTCTTTCGGCACTTCGCGAGAAGCAGCGCAAGCTGGTGACGCCGAAGGAAGTCGAGGGCGGCGCGCCGGCGCAGGTCTCCGAATCGTTCGCGGACTCGCGCCCTTCGTATACGGGCGAAGTCGCTGCTCCCGCCGGTGCACCGAACGTCCTCGTGATCGTGCTCGACGACGTCGGCTATTCCGATCTCGGTGTCTACGGGAGCGAGATCCGCACGCCGCGCCTCGATGCAATTGCCGCGGCCGGGTTGCAGTACACGAACTTCCGCACCTGCGCGATGTGCTCGCCGACCCGCGCGTCCCTGCAGACCGGCCTCAACCATCATTCGGCCGGCATGGGATGGCTCGCCGATCTCGATGCAGGATACCCCGGCTACCGCGGCGACATGACACTGGAAGCGGCGACTCTGGCCGAAGTGCTGCGCGACGCCGGATGGGCGACGATGCACGTCGGCAAGTGGCACGTGAATGCCGCGCACAGCAACGGCGCCAACGGCCCCTACCACAACTGGCCGACCAGCCGCGGTTTCGAGCGCGCGTACTGGTTCCAGGGACATTCGACCGACTACTTCCACCCGGCCGAGCTGATCGACGGGGTTACGCCCGTGGAAGCGCCGGTTCGCGACGACTACTACGCAACCGACGACCTGACCGACCGCGCGATCACGTACATTCGCACCGAGAAAGCTCTCGATCCCGGGAAGCCGTTCTATTTGCAGATCTGCTATCCGACCGCGCATTCGCCGCTGCAGGTGCGCGGCCGCGATCGCGATGCATACAAGGGACGCTACGATGCCGGCTGGGACGCCGTGCGCGCCGAGAGGCTCGAGCGCCAGCACAAGCTCGGCATCGTGCCGGAGACGACGCGCCTTCCTCCGCTGTCACCGGGCGCCGACCCGTGGAGCGGCCTGGACGCGACGAGCAGGCACATTTATGCGCGATACATGGAGTGCTACGCCGGCGCGATCTCGACCGTCGACGGCTGCATCGGGCGGCTGCTCGACTCCCTCGACGAGATCGGCGAGCGCGACAACACGATGGTGATCGTGCTGTCCGACAACGGAGGCTCGGCCGAAGGCACGCCGACCGGCACGCCCAACGTCTTCGCGCCCGCGCTCGGCAGCCCCGTGCCGGTGGAGCAGGCCGACAAGCTCTACGATCACATGGGCGAAGATCCGTCGTTCCCGCATTATCCGATCGGATGGACGTGCTGCTCGAACACGCCGTTCCGCATGTACAAGCAGTACGCGCACCTCGGGGGAATCGCCGACCCGCTGCTCGTCTCGTGGCCGAAGAAGCTCACGGCGCGCGGCGAGAAGCGCGACAACTTCGTGCACGTGATCGACCTCTATCCGACGATTCTCGAGGCTACCGGCGTCAAGCGGCCCGACTCGTATCGCGGCATCAAGCTGAAGGCCATCGAGGGCGCGAGCGTCCTTTCGACGTTCGCCAACCCCAAGGCTGCGACCCGGACGGAGCAGTACTACGAGCTGGGCGGCCAGCGATCCTACACCGACGGCAACTGGCGCCTGGCCACGCGTCACGAGCGCGGCAGCTCCTTCGACGACGACAACTGGGAGCTGTACGACACGTCGAAAGACCCGAACGAGCTCGACAACCTGGCCCAGTCCAACCCGGACAAGGTGAAAGAGCTGGTCGGCAAGTGGAACGCGGCCGCACAGAAGTACGGCGTCTTCCCGCTCGACGACCGGAACCTCATCATCAAGCTCAGCCAGGACCGGCTGCGCCACGGCACTCGCCGGAATTGGGTGCTCTACCCGCCGATCGAGAGGATTTCGGCGCACGTCGCACCGAACGTAGGCGGGCTGAACCACGAGATCATCGCGGAGATCGAGAGACCGCCCGGACATGGCGACGGCGTGATCCTCGCGTGCGGATCCCAGCCGGCCGGCTACGTGCTGCACATTACCGGCGGCAAGCTCGTCTACGAGCAGAGCCTGTATCCGTGGAACGAGAGGATCGTCGCGTCGGATCCGCTTCCCGACGGAAAGCTCACGGTGCGCTACGTGCAGACGATGACGGCGCGGCCTTTCGACGGCGGCGGCGCGCTCTACGTCAACGACCGCAAGGTCGCCGAGATGACGTACAGGCGAGTCGTGCTGGTCACGAGCTACGACGGTTTCTCGCTCGGCGCCGATCTCGGCAACCGCGTCTCGACGATGTACGAAGCACCCCACGCGTTCCAGGGGAAGATCGCCAAGGTCATGATCAACATCGATACGACGCCGTTTACGACGATCGAGCAGATGCGCTTCGTCAACTCGCTCGGAATCAAGGTTTGA
- a CDS encoding DNA internalization-related competence protein ComEC/Rec2, translating into MEALLGDESSTGGAIAITGRVVDLAPTFGDGVKLTLAVETADDAAASGLLGVSLHETSRRWRTGDRIALRSRLRRIRGFGNFGEPDWAAYNARRGIFASAAAWSDGDVTVLDPRDGVVDRLRRLFSDACDRVGGQGAEILEALVIGDRTGIDATTSIAIRDAGLAHFLAISGSHMALIVAIVVAVVRGTAGLSLTLLERFDVMKGAALAAALAIVGYGAICGGDVSVYRSELMALAAMAALWRGRPANGLRALAGSAIVLALAMPGVAEEAGFQLSYVAVVALVLDARQRRVARDARIGELRPVRAASAGGVSGAQPGAATRAKTVATTARRLCGGALRLTLVCWAVTTPIVAHHFERISLVAPVANLLAAPLVSAVVVSGLGGLLLLPVLPGAGVLLVRAGAFLSSLIVGVATFCASLPYASLTTPTPGPSLTVALTGLVLLGLLPSGAWRRRSQLMLAATALACIAVGARDRWRGDRLDAWFASVGQGDAAVVRMPGGKVWVVDEGSPGRGRMVVAPLLRQQWIGRVDVLVASHVQSDHAGALTEILDEFDVGEIWIPDGPCQTPAAAAIERDAARRRVPLRRVSRDDAPPHEDGVEVLWPPRGAAACNDNDHSQVLAFSFAGRRLLFTGDIEAPAEIAIAASRSIGAEVLKVPHHGSRTSSTESFLSAVAPQLAVISLGIDNQFHFPAPAVEDRYAAHDTAVARTDRDGAVHVTVARDGSVSFETFDRGGPVPVAGPSSVGRLAPAIAAH; encoded by the coding sequence GTGGAAGCACTCCTCGGCGACGAATCATCGACCGGCGGTGCGATCGCGATCACCGGCCGCGTCGTCGATCTCGCGCCGACCTTCGGTGACGGCGTAAAGCTTACGCTCGCGGTCGAGACCGCCGACGACGCCGCGGCATCGGGCCTGCTCGGCGTGTCGCTGCACGAGACGTCGCGGCGCTGGCGCACCGGCGACCGCATCGCGCTGCGCTCGCGCCTTCGCCGCATTCGCGGGTTCGGCAATTTCGGCGAGCCGGACTGGGCCGCGTACAACGCCAGGCGCGGGATCTTCGCGAGCGCAGCGGCTTGGAGCGATGGCGACGTCACGGTGCTCGACCCGCGCGATGGCGTCGTCGACCGGCTGCGGCGCCTGTTCTCGGATGCCTGCGACCGCGTCGGAGGGCAGGGCGCCGAAATTCTCGAGGCCCTGGTGATCGGCGACCGCACCGGCATCGATGCGACGACGTCGATCGCGATACGCGACGCGGGGCTGGCGCATTTCCTCGCGATCTCCGGCTCCCACATGGCTCTCATCGTCGCGATCGTCGTCGCGGTCGTGCGCGGCACTGCCGGGCTCAGCCTGACGCTGCTCGAACGCTTCGACGTCATGAAGGGCGCGGCGCTGGCCGCGGCGCTGGCAATCGTCGGATACGGCGCGATCTGCGGCGGCGACGTCTCGGTCTACCGTTCCGAGCTGATGGCGCTGGCGGCGATGGCGGCACTGTGGCGCGGACGGCCGGCCAACGGGCTGAGGGCGCTGGCCGGCAGCGCGATCGTGCTGGCGCTGGCGATGCCCGGGGTCGCGGAGGAGGCGGGCTTCCAGCTTTCGTACGTCGCGGTGGTCGCGCTGGTGCTCGATGCGAGGCAGCGACGGGTCGCGAGGGATGCGCGTATCGGTGAGCTGAGGCCGGTCCGGGCCGCTTCGGCAGGCGGAGTTTCAGGCGCGCAACCCGGGGCCGCCACGCGGGCGAAAACGGTTGCGACGACGGCACGGCGACTGTGCGGCGGAGCGCTCCGATTAACCCTTGTCTGCTGGGCAGTTACGACCCCGATCGTCGCGCATCACTTTGAGCGCATTTCGCTGGTGGCGCCGGTCGCGAACCTGCTCGCGGCGCCGCTGGTTTCGGCGGTCGTCGTCAGCGGGCTCGGCGGGCTCCTCCTGCTTCCCGTGCTGCCCGGCGCCGGCGTCCTGCTGGTGCGCGCCGGGGCCTTCCTTTCGAGCCTCATCGTCGGCGTCGCGACGTTCTGCGCGTCGCTGCCTTACGCGTCGCTGACGACTCCGACGCCCGGGCCATCGCTCACGGTCGCGCTCACCGGGCTCGTGCTGCTTGGCCTGCTGCCGTCCGGCGCGTGGCGAAGGCGATCGCAGCTAATGCTGGCGGCGACGGCGCTGGCCTGCATCGCCGTCGGAGCCCGGGACCGCTGGCGCGGTGATCGGCTCGACGCGTGGTTCGCATCGGTAGGGCAGGGCGATGCGGCAGTCGTACGCATGCCGGGTGGAAAAGTCTGGGTCGTCGACGAGGGATCGCCGGGGAGAGGGCGCATGGTCGTTGCTCCGCTGCTGAGACAGCAGTGGATCGGGCGTGTCGACGTGCTGGTCGCGAGCCACGTGCAGTCCGATCACGCGGGGGCTCTCACCGAGATCCTCGATGAGTTCGACGTCGGAGAGATCTGGATTCCCGACGGTCCTTGCCAGACGCCGGCGGCCGCGGCCATCGAACGCGATGCTGCGCGTCGCCGTGTGCCGCTGCGCCGAGTATCGCGCGACGACGCGCCGCCTCACGAAGACGGGGTCGAAGTGCTATGGCCGCCTCGCGGCGCCGCGGCCTGCAACGACAACGATCATTCGCAGGTGCTCGCGTTTTCGTTCGCGGGGCGCCGCCTGCTGTTCACCGGCGACATCGAAGCTCCGGCGGAGATTGCGATTGCCGCGTCGCGCAGCATCGGCGCGGAAGTTCTCAAGGTGCCTCACCACGGAAGCCGCACATCGTCGACCGAAAGCTTCCTTTCGGCGGTGGCCCCGCAGCTTGCGGTGATTTCGCTCGGGATCGACAACCAGTTCCATTTCCCGGCGCCGGCTGTCGAAGACCGCTACGCCGCGCACGATACCGCGGTGGCCAGGACGGACCGGGACGGCGCGGTGCACGTGACCGTTGCCCGTGACGGCTCGGTATCGTTCGAGACGTTCGACCGAGGCGGTCCGGTGCCGGTGGCCGGGCCTTCCAGTGTGGGCCGCCTCGCTCCTGCCATCGCGGCCCACTGA
- the uvrC gene encoding excinuclease ABC subunit UvrC has translation MPADPEAGAPDDTEPGAESEAKGAVPEGAALPAEGTAAAKASPESASGVAAEAAHDESAPAGNAAEAAHDESAPAGNAATDAPPADEKTSPSEREKLEQRMAEKAAAAPTGPGVYIFKDRRGKALYVGKAKNLRDRVRSYVRGGDGRYQVSFLMNRAADFETLVTVSETEALILENNLIKQYKPRYNIKLLDDKSYLSVKVTVKDQWPRILVTRKIVRDGSVYLGPFASASGIRETLEIARKIFPLRTCSDAVFRNRSRPCLEYQIKRCLAPCVLPVDRVEYERQLKGATQLLEGKTDALVADLRAAMAAAADEERFEDAARVRDRIEAVSKVAEKQKALVHGGGDRDVFGFYREGGFLEAQVLLVRAGKLVGNNSYRLEDFDFPDEEVISALTGRFYEGDRYIPEEVLLPLAFEGADALADYLTGLRGTKVSVFAPQRGDKRRLVEMALENARQAFADRSDEALRREKMLEELRTKLNLASTPKRIECFDISHVQGEAVVASMVVFDEGRPDKQSYRRYKLRGVQRNDDFAAMKEVLSRRLARGKDEGGLPDLLLVDGGRGQLSMAVEAMREIGVDGVELASLAKDKVRGEFQQEEIEHSEERVFRPGRSNPIVLRRNSNALFLLQQIRDEAHRFAIRFHRELRAKKRLRSVLDDIGGIGPGKKRALLSAFGSVKRIRAASVEEIAGVPGVGPVLAEKVAAALRSTAEPEA, from the coding sequence TTGCCGGCTGACCCCGAAGCGGGCGCGCCGGACGATACGGAGCCGGGCGCGGAGAGCGAGGCCAAAGGCGCAGTGCCCGAAGGTGCCGCGCTACCCGCCGAAGGGACTGCCGCCGCCAAAGCTTCCCCCGAGTCTGCATCCGGCGTCGCCGCCGAAGCGGCGCACGACGAGTCCGCGCCCGCCGGGAATGCCGCCGAAGCGGCGCACGACGAGTCCGCGCCGGCCGGGAATGCCGCCACGGATGCACCACCCGCCGACGAGAAAACCTCGCCGTCCGAGCGCGAAAAACTCGAACAGCGCATGGCCGAAAAGGCCGCCGCGGCACCGACCGGACCGGGTGTCTACATCTTCAAGGACCGGCGCGGCAAGGCGCTGTACGTCGGCAAGGCGAAGAACCTGCGCGATCGCGTGCGTAGCTACGTGCGCGGCGGCGACGGCCGCTACCAGGTCAGCTTCCTGATGAACCGCGCCGCCGACTTTGAAACCCTCGTGACGGTCAGCGAGACCGAGGCGCTGATCCTCGAGAACAACCTGATCAAGCAGTACAAGCCGCGCTACAACATCAAGCTGCTCGACGACAAGAGCTATCTCTCCGTGAAGGTCACGGTGAAGGACCAGTGGCCCCGCATCCTCGTCACCAGGAAGATCGTGCGCGACGGCAGCGTCTATCTCGGCCCTTTCGCTTCCGCGTCGGGAATTCGCGAAACCCTCGAGATCGCGCGCAAGATCTTTCCGCTGCGGACGTGTTCGGACGCGGTATTCCGCAACCGCTCGCGACCCTGCCTCGAATACCAGATCAAGCGCTGCCTGGCGCCGTGCGTGCTCCCGGTCGATCGCGTCGAGTACGAGCGCCAGCTCAAAGGCGCGACCCAGCTTCTCGAAGGCAAGACGGATGCGCTGGTCGCCGATCTTCGCGCGGCGATGGCAGCGGCAGCCGACGAGGAACGGTTCGAGGACGCTGCGCGGGTTCGCGACCGCATCGAAGCCGTCTCCAAGGTTGCCGAGAAACAGAAGGCGCTCGTGCATGGCGGCGGCGACCGCGACGTGTTCGGTTTCTACCGCGAGGGAGGCTTCCTCGAGGCCCAGGTGCTGCTGGTGCGCGCGGGAAAGCTCGTCGGCAACAATTCCTATCGCCTGGAGGATTTCGATTTTCCCGACGAGGAAGTGATTTCGGCGCTGACGGGCCGTTTCTACGAAGGCGACCGTTACATTCCCGAGGAAGTGCTGCTGCCGCTGGCATTCGAGGGTGCGGATGCGCTCGCGGACTACCTGACGGGACTTCGCGGCACGAAGGTCTCGGTGTTTGCGCCCCAGCGTGGCGACAAGCGCCGCCTCGTCGAGATGGCGCTCGAGAATGCGCGCCAGGCCTTCGCCGATCGCAGTGACGAAGCGCTGCGCCGCGAGAAGATGCTCGAGGAGCTGCGCACCAAGCTGAACCTTGCCTCGACGCCGAAGCGCATCGAATGTTTCGACATCTCGCACGTGCAGGGCGAGGCGGTGGTCGCATCGATGGTCGTGTTCGACGAAGGGCGGCCCGACAAGCAGAGCTACCGTCGCTACAAGCTGCGCGGGGTCCAGCGCAACGACGATTTTGCAGCGATGAAGGAAGTGCTGTCGCGGCGCCTCGCGCGCGGCAAGGATGAAGGCGGGCTTCCCGACCTCCTTCTGGTTGACGGAGGTCGCGGACAGTTGTCGATGGCGGTCGAGGCGATGCGCGAGATCGGGGTGGATGGCGTCGAACTAGCGTCGCTCGCCAAGGACAAGGTGCGCGGCGAGTTCCAGCAGGAAGAGATCGAGCATTCCGAGGAAAGGGTGTTCCGGCCGGGGCGCAGCAACCCGATCGTGCTGCGCCGCAACTCGAATGCGCTGTTTCTCCTTCAGCAGATCCGGGACGAGGCGCACCGGTTTGCGATCAGGTTCCACCGCGAGCTGCGCGCCAAGAAGCGGCTTCGCTCGGTGCTCGACGACATCGGCGGCATCGGGCCCGGCAAGAAGCGGGCGCTGCTGTCGGCATTCGGAAGCGTCAAGCGGATCCGCGCGGCGTCGGTCGAGGAGATTGCCGGAGTGCCGGGCGTCGGACCGGTGCTCGCCGAGAAGGTCGCGGCGGCGCTGCGCAGCACTGCCGAGCCGGAAGCGTAG
- the uvrB gene encoding excinuclease ABC subunit UvrB, which translates to MAQDERFHLVTDFELSGDQSEAVAALTEGVQTGMRHQVLLGVTGSGKTFTVANVIARLQRPALILAPNKTLAAQLYNELRLLFPENAVRYFVSYYDYYQPEAYVPSTDTYIEKDSSINDEIDKLRHSATAALLERRDTIIVASVSCIYGLGSPTEYFDMLLFLEEGMRIDRDEVLDRLVRIQYKRSDVDFHRGTFRVRGDVVEIFPVYEDSRAIRVEFFDDEVEALKEIDPLRGTVLARPERVCLYPASHYVTGPDRLKAAIESIRQELGTRLAELRLAGKMLEAQRLEQRTLYDIEMLSEMGTCPGVENYSRHLTGRKPGETPPTLLHYFPPDFVAFLDESHVTVSQVGAMYRGDRSRKETLVDFGFRLPSALDNRPLKFEEFQSVIGPCIYVSATPGDFEIESSGGVIVEQLVRPTGLVDPMIEVKPAGQQVDDLLEEVRRTVESGHRVLVTTLTKKMAEDLTDYYRDLGVKVRYLHSDIDTLERTEILRDLRKGTFDVLVGINLLREGLDLPEVALVAVLDADKEGFLRSSRSLIQTMGRASRNVDGRVILYADVMTDSMKRAIDETDRRRAVQEAYNEANGIIPRSTVRAIDDPLVRMADLDYFPIPEVAEESPRYGSDADAKAEIARLRRLMREASERLDFERAAELRDKARRIEQQELGLAG; encoded by the coding sequence ATGGCCCAGGACGAGCGCTTTCATCTGGTTACGGACTTCGAGCTCAGCGGAGACCAGTCCGAGGCGGTCGCTGCGCTGACCGAGGGGGTGCAGACCGGCATGCGCCACCAGGTGCTGCTCGGCGTCACCGGCTCGGGAAAGACCTTCACGGTCGCCAACGTGATCGCGAGGCTGCAGAGGCCGGCGCTGATCCTGGCGCCCAACAAAACCCTGGCGGCCCAGCTCTACAACGAGCTTCGCCTGCTCTTTCCCGAAAACGCCGTCCGCTATTTCGTGTCGTATTACGACTATTATCAGCCCGAGGCCTACGTCCCGTCCACCGACACCTACATCGAGAAGGACTCGTCGATCAACGACGAGATCGACAAGCTTCGCCACTCCGCGACCGCGGCGCTGCTCGAACGGCGCGACACGATCATCGTCGCGTCGGTCTCGTGCATCTACGGCCTCGGCTCGCCGACCGAATATTTCGACATGCTGCTCTTTCTCGAAGAGGGCATGCGCATCGACCGCGACGAGGTGCTCGATCGCCTCGTGCGCATCCAGTACAAGCGCTCGGATGTCGATTTCCACCGCGGGACCTTCCGCGTGCGCGGCGACGTCGTCGAGATCTTCCCGGTCTACGAGGACTCGCGCGCGATCCGCGTCGAGTTCTTCGACGACGAAGTGGAGGCGCTGAAGGAGATCGATCCCCTGCGCGGCACGGTGCTCGCGCGGCCTGAGCGCGTCTGCCTCTACCCGGCCAGCCACTACGTGACCGGCCCCGACCGCCTGAAGGCGGCAATCGAGTCGATCCGCCAGGAGCTCGGCACGCGCCTGGCGGAGCTTCGCCTGGCGGGCAAGATGCTCGAGGCCCAGCGTCTCGAGCAGCGCACGCTCTACGACATCGAGATGCTGTCGGAGATGGGCACCTGTCCCGGCGTCGAGAACTACTCGCGGCACCTGACCGGTCGCAAGCCCGGCGAGACGCCGCCGACGCTGCTGCATTATTTTCCCCCGGACTTCGTCGCGTTCCTCGACGAGAGCCACGTGACCGTGTCGCAGGTCGGCGCGATGTATCGCGGCGACCGCTCGCGCAAGGAGACGCTCGTCGATTTCGGATTCCGCCTGCCGTCGGCGCTCGACAACCGCCCGCTCAAGTTCGAGGAGTTCCAGAGCGTGATCGGGCCTTGCATCTACGTGTCGGCCACGCCGGGCGACTTCGAGATCGAAAGCTCGGGCGGCGTGATCGTCGAGCAGCTCGTGAGGCCGACGGGACTGGTCGATCCGATGATCGAGGTGAAACCGGCGGGCCAGCAGGTGGACGACCTTCTGGAGGAAGTGCGCCGCACCGTCGAGAGCGGTCACCGCGTGCTCGTGACGACGCTGACCAAGAAAATGGCCGAGGACCTGACGGACTACTACCGTGACCTCGGCGTCAAGGTGCGCTACCTGCACTCGGACATCGACACGCTGGAGCGCACCGAGATCCTGCGCGACCTTCGCAAGGGCACCTTCGACGTGCTCGTCGGCATCAATCTTCTGCGCGAAGGACTCGACCTTCCCGAAGTCGCGCTGGTTGCGGTGCTGGATGCGGACAAGGAGGGCTTCCTTCGCTCGTCGCGCTCGCTGATCCAGACGATGGGACGAGCCTCGCGCAACGTGGACGGTCGCGTCATTCTCTACGCAGACGTCATGACGGATTCGATGAAACGCGCGATCGACGAAACCGATCGACGCCGTGCCGTGCAGGAGGCGTACAACGAAGCGAACGGCATCATCCCGCGCAGCACGGTGCGTGCGATCGACGATCCGCTGGTGCGCATGGCCGACCTCGACTACTTCCCGATTCCCGAAGTCGCCGAAGAGTCACCGCGCTACGGCAGCGACGCCGACGCGAAGGCCGAGATCGCGCGCCTTCGCCGCCTGATGCGCGAAGCGTCCGAGCGCCTCGATTTCGAGCGCGCGGCCGAGCTGCGCGACAAGGCCCGTCGCATCGAGCAGCAGGAGCTCGGCCTTGCCGGCTGA